The window GTCCAGCGGCGCCCTGGTCGCGGCGGGCTCCCCGGTGGACGTGGCCGACCTTGCCCGGTCGCGCACCGAGGCCGACGAGGCACTCAGCCTCCTGCGCGCGGGCCTCGTCGAGGGCCCGGTGGCCGTCCATGACGACGTGTGGGCGGTGCTCGTGCTGCACCGGGCCGCCGTGGCCGCGGCCGGTGTGACCGCGTTCGGGCCGTTGGCCGCGCTCCGCGCCGCCGACGAGGAGTCCGACGGCTGGTACGTCGACACCCTCTACGAGTGGCTCCGCCACCCCGGCGACCCCCGCGCCGCCGCCGCGGCCCTGCGGATCCACCCGAACACCCTGCGGTACCGGATGTCCCGGGTGACCGCCGCCCTCGACGCCGATCTGACCGAGCCCGATGTCCGGCTCGCCCTACTCACACAGTTAGTAGCCATTCGCTGGGCGTGATGTGCTCGTAGCACAACCGACCCCTGCAGATCTCGTGCTCGCGACACGATGACACCGCTGCACGCGTGTCCGACCGTGGTACAGCACACCCCGAATGGCCCAGAGAGGACTTCCCGTTGAAGATCGCCGTCCCCCGCGAGATCAAGAACCACGAGTACCGGGTGGCGCTCACGCCAGCGGGTGCCCATGAGCTGACCAGCCGCGGCCACGATGTCTTCGTCGAGACCGGCGCGGGCTTGGGCTCGGCGATCACCGATGAGGAGTACCTGGGCGCGGGCGCGAAGATCCTCGCGACCGCCGACGAGGTGTGGGCCGAGGGCGACCTGGTCCTGAAGGTCAAGGAGCCCATCGCGGTCGAGTACCCGCGGCTGCGCAAGGGACAGACCCTCTTCACCTACCTGCACTTGGCCGCCGATGAGGCGTTGACGAAGGCCCTGTTGGACTCGGGCGTCACCGCGATCGCGTACGAGACCGTGCAGACGAGCACTGGCGCGCTGCCGCTGCTGGCGCCGATGTCCGAGGTCGCGGGCCGGTTGGCTCCGCAGGTCGGCGCGTTCGCCCTGATGAAGCCGTCCGGTGGGCGCGGTGTGCTGCCCGGTGGTGTTCCGGGGGTGACCCCGGCGAAGGTCGTCGTCATCGGCGGCGGCGTCGCGGGTGTCAACGCGGCCACCATCGCCCTCGGCATGGGCGCGGAGGTGCAGGTCCTGGACACGAATGTGGACCGGCTGCGCCAGATCGACAACCAGTTCGGCGGCCGGGTCCGCACCGTCGCGTCGAACCGTTACGCCGTCGAGCAGGCCGCCCGTGAGGCGGACTTGGTGATCGGCGCCGTCCTGGTGCCGGGCGCCAAGGCCCCGAAGCTGATCAGCAACGCGCTGGTGGCGGAGATGCAGCCGGGTTCGGTGCTGGTCGACATCGCCATCGACCAGGGTGGTTGCTTCGAGGACTCGCGTCCCACGACGCACGCGGACCCGACGTACCCGGTCCACAACTCGATCTTCTACTGCGTCGCGAACATGCCGGGCGCTGTCCCGAGGACGTCGACCTACGCGTTGACCAATGTCACCTTGCCGTACGCGGTGGCTTTGGCCGACAAGGGCTGGAAGTCCGCCCTGCGCGATGACGCCGCCCTGGCTTTGGGTTTGAACACCCACGATGGCCTGCTGACCAACGCTCCCGTCGCGACCGCCCACTCCCTCCCCGCGACCTCGCTGGACACGGTCCTCGCCTGAGGTTTCGACCCGGCCCACTGCCCTCGCGTGGGCCGGGTCTTCTCGCTTGGCCGCTCCCTGCCTCCGGTGGTGGGTCTCCCTCTGGCTTGATTGTTTAACTCTCGATCGGCGGTATCAAGGGCGGCCGTAAACGGCCGTCGCTGCGCGATCGGCAAGCCGACCCTTGACACCGCCGATCGAGAGTTAAAGGCGGCCAGGACGAGGGAGCAGGGGGAACTGCAGGAATTAAGAGCACCGCCCTGGTCCCCGAGTCCACCGTTGCCACGTGGGGACGGCCGTGGCCGTCGCGGGCCAGGGAGCGTTGCGGTAACGCCCCCCACACCGTGGGGCCTAAGCAAGTCGCGCGCCTGCCCACCCGTGGCCCGGCAGAGCCGGATAGCCACCAACGCACCTGGGCGATCATGCCCATCGCTTGTCCGCATACTCCGATGCGCGCAGCGCGAGCCCACACTGCTGGTCCGGTAGGGCTGGATTGGCCACCGATCGCACCGTGGGCGACATGCCTATTGGTTACATACTCTGGCTGTATGAGCGGTGACGGTGAGAGTGTGGCGGGTCGGGATGGGCGTCGCCCGGTGTATGACTCCTATGGGCGGTTGTCGCGGGTGCCGGAGACTGGGGAACTGGAGAAGATCGAGACCCAGTGGGCCGACAACCTGAAGGTGATCGAGCGCCACGGCGCGGTGTTGGGGGAGCAACTGTCCGACGGGTTGTCGGCGTGGAAGCTCAAGGTGCGCCGCAAGGGGTGGGAACGCCTGTTGGAGCGGGTGGAGTCGGGGGCCTCGGATGGG is drawn from Actinokineospora alba and contains these coding sequences:
- the ald gene encoding alanine dehydrogenase codes for the protein MKIAVPREIKNHEYRVALTPAGAHELTSRGHDVFVETGAGLGSAITDEEYLGAGAKILATADEVWAEGDLVLKVKEPIAVEYPRLRKGQTLFTYLHLAADEALTKALLDSGVTAIAYETVQTSTGALPLLAPMSEVAGRLAPQVGAFALMKPSGGRGVLPGGVPGVTPAKVVVIGGGVAGVNAATIALGMGAEVQVLDTNVDRLRQIDNQFGGRVRTVASNRYAVEQAAREADLVIGAVLVPGAKAPKLISNALVAEMQPGSVLVDIAIDQGGCFEDSRPTTHADPTYPVHNSIFYCVANMPGAVPRTSTYALTNVTLPYAVALADKGWKSALRDDAALALGLNTHDGLLTNAPVATAHSLPATSLDTVLA